The window GGTTGACTTTTTAtacaaaactttgacttcaaaatttataATCAATAACAAGAATTGAAACTTGTAAATTTGCAGGTAGTTTGAGTAATGGATTTAGTACATATCtgcatttttatatttttgaaaacggTTCAAAATCGAATTATTGCATAAAAGTTTAATAACAGGGTCGTTTGTGGTTTTCTTCAAAATTTCTGATTTTATTTTTCGAGTTATAGAATGTGCAATGACAGAACTCGTTCTGTTGAAGATTAATAAGGAGGATATGATCGATTAGCTGTAAAGTAAAGTGATTGAGACTGGTAACAATAGTCTGACATGTGATACGTAAATAACAATCCAAAAacaatgaaaaaaaatatattttgacaatGACTTGAAACAGCATTCGAATTTTATGTGATTTGGATTGGTCTGTTTAATCAATAGGTAAGCAGATTAAACAGGAGGATAACGATTTGTTATAGATTGTATAGGTAAACAATGTATCTgtattgatatttttatatataatactgtATCCATATAATCTTATATCTATATACTTGTATTTACTTATACGTACAGAGTATATCTGTATTTTCCTATATACACTgagtatatctgtatttatatatacatgttatATGACTGCATTTATATACATCCGTGATggtttatatattttatgtatacttgTTATATatttacatgtgtatatatatatatatatatatatatatatatatatatatatatatatatatatatatatatatatcttatcaaATTTTGTATGATTACCAAATAATATGAATCTATTTAATAAATCTGAaatgttattaattttaataagaatactactaatattaataatattaatatcatattaacactaatgaaaataaaaattttaaataacattataattgttagtaattaaattaataataacacttttaataatcctaatgataatcaagattaaaattttattaatacaatgatactaataattgtaacgataatgttaatattaacatttatctttaatcagaatgaaaataataacaataacgttaataactatatttatcttgaaattacttttacaatttattaattgtatcatatttacttATTACATATTGTATTgattctttaatatttattaattactttataTATGTTATGATATTTAtagtattacttatgtatagaattcatacctatatatacttgtttatttacaacatttgttcgtgaatcgtcgggaatagtcaaagatcaaatgaacatatgaaacaattcaaaattcttttgagactcaaccttatagactttgcttattgtgtcaaaaatattaaatcgtatcgagaatttggttttaaaattagtcgaaattttccgggtcgtgacagtacctacccgttaaagaaatttcgtcccgaaatttgatcgaggtcgtcatggctaacactaaaaatattttcatgatgaatatgagttgctaaatagagttttatcattattgagtaatatagataaaacgattcggttaggtgaagcgtacgagtgaagctgtcacaacagattgagatagagatttaactttttgctgtagtcatggtggaatttagaaaataaggtgcgtcttaacttttgacgttgtcttggttgaattccggaattcaagggattaaagaaaatctttaaaatctaaaagatttgcctcttcggcgaataaggaaattaggatctctccaaTTAAATGTggaaatctgtcttgatttctttgtctagtattttcactataaatagacttctttcgttccattattttcgccacttcaattctttcttctcgatccatactttcaaacaattgtgaaaatgcttaatccagttctgattgttgtcctcatccttactatcgcaacattcattctcctttttcaacttccacaagaggaatctactttcttctacttcgcctttggggttatattgtttttaattctcccgtgtctttatgttgcgataaacattgacatacacggtttgtaatttatgtgttgttatcgggctttatattctcccttatatttcgaagctctatgcttttgttttctcttcccgacttcaagtcaagcgaataatggtccagaattcgtacatATAGaagttcgaatgattataatgttctaggcaAGAAGGAACatgatggcacgatttgattttcaaatttatcaaaattactgaagatagaattatcaagaatatattcttcttgataagttcggaggttatgtagaatgaaagagttatgtaacatgacacatgatgatggtgtaatctattgtgaaccatcatcacatttcattagaaactcagcatgatttactgtaatataatcacgttggccaagcgcattatattatactaactcatgcttcagttcccaacatttctccacaattcattcataatttatacttggatTTTACCAAAATTTCCTATATAATGGGATactggaaacacgaagaggtagataatttcggacaagaatatttatgtaaatatccgcagaaatatcaaagatatttatgatgatattttgaaatttctaagttcgaaggtgaatgaagaaagattttctgcaagattttaacacgactttggagcaagatattctctaaagatttcatcggatccagaattacctggattctttgaatatagggtttggtatttgtatttgttctttgtttccttcacggtgtgctcaatccgatttttagtaccaaattttctatcgagcgttcccaacacttccttctttatcatcaactattggccattaagaccatctacaacatgctactttatcagcattttcaaagttaacggatctgggtcatcgggtatcaaactgaggtggtttcaggagaattgtgtttttagatgattaaacgctgatggtaatatggtgaaatataaaaggttctccagtaacaataaagagtacacatatatatcaaggttataataaggttgtttcggatgaaaagtcggagttgacttgctggagctgtgataaaatttgctactttgaaagggattaccaaatcattttgggtaataataacactaaaggaattagtacagctacgtgttaaatgtttactcagtttccgagggtttttcaggtgcataactatatgcatcaaccttttcttccgtagatgaaatgcggctggttcatcctctcggtagaggtgttttcaagaatcatgaaagatttgaacgcagattgtaatcgtcaagatacaaatgaggtttaaaatgagattaagtggcaaacttgaagaaatgtttagtttcatatgttacaatcaatattttaattcattttaattgtccaatattattagtccacagtcgatagtccacagttaacaatccaataattcatatatagtttaatatataatattcgaattaattaatacgtttcgtgacccgtatacgtttcagactcgatcacaactcaaactatatatattattgtagaatcaacctcaaccctgtatagctaactcccgcattactgcatatagagtgtctatggttattccaaataatatatatagatgcgtcgatatgatatgtcaaaaccttgtatacgtgtcccgatattaaaaatgcgtaaaaataaataacagaaattaaatgacgataaataaagtgcgtaaagtaaataacagaaattaaatgacgataagtaaaattgcgagaatgtaaattgcaataaataaaatgtaaccagttagctaggaacagttagctaggaacagttagcgtgggttcttaacaatatttcaattagttagttcgtttgtttctaacaaattttactttgtccgatgttttcttcattatgccacttgttggattctgatagatcaaaatccaaatatgaaattgaatgaaaatggttattctgtggtgaacggatacgtatatcggtggatgtaagtaggatagtaaacgactgttgaatcagcttcgaagaatgtacattgtaacttattaatgtgaaatctgaatattcctcgggtattacctacccgttaaaatattttcacaattaacactttgtactaaagaatttttaattacaatctttatgaaaacatatatacatatatattttcttcagatacaatcatggatttaatgagttaataagatattaaactcatttgatttatcgtttgtactagattacataatctctaaaactttagaaattacataatcgccatgtcgagcgaaaataatcaatgtagaacgatatgtagaacgaagataaagtagatagaacgatacgtagaacgatgattatgctcgaggtacagaatgagatgttgaggcatgtgattgttgatggtgctggcgttgttattgatggtaacattggtgccgatgatgttgctgaagctggtaagttctgcaccatattttccaaagctacaacccgagcgcgaaattcgttgacttcttctattattccgggatgattgtcggttggaatgagcggatgaataaggtttagaattgtggataaaaaataatcgtggcgagatattcaggcaatgagagtgaaaatggtttttcgaacaggttcgccgataagtgattcaggttcttcgccaaaaggtgaattcggttggtggaagggatagccttcttctcgtctccattggtttagttgactacaaactcatcagataaattgaggatagctgattgattgattcattatggtgacgctgctttcggagctggagtgggacttcatatcggaatccgagggatttgaactagtgttGAGTTTCATTTGAtaaggttagataaagggtttttttttttggtatgaaatgaatttcggatatcggatggtattctaattatatagaatacctatacatagtacataagatcccgtagattacgaagggatttaaggaaacgtgtcagataaagtctacagcaacagatacgctaagatatgaatttatctatacactatctatcaaataagtgcaggaagtcgtgtctagacttaggaatgataagcaggtaattttccactaggaatgatattacAATACTTataacatgcagctaaggtcgaagttcagacttgctaaggcatcctaacaactatcagttagacacactaatgcaagacctggttcgctacgaccaccgctctgataccacctgtaacgacctgtccttatcctcctggacgaagtcatcaacatttggtcccattgcgatgatcgactccaagtaatgtccttaaaatgagcaaatgcacagcggaagacttaatttgtacctgagaataaacatgcttgaaagtgtcaaccaaaaggttggtgagttcataggtttatcataataatcatttcaatattttaatagaccacaagatttcataatcataaacataatacactcgcaagtgtatgtaaagcattctatgtggttgagcacttggtaacaatacttaacatttaatcaacgtcgcatattccctttattatgaaatctcactacaccgtaccaagtgtagtcaccaaaacgaagtactgtgcaaccgttgaatactggtcgtccagtccggttggggttgtcaggcctgatagatctatcaacaggattcgcgtttacaatacccatgtaaatagtagttaccaagctacagggaagtatgccagtggtacaactcaacgtagaatatatttttaagtacttgtgtctatttcgtaaatatttataaaagcagcgcatgtattctcagcccaaaaatatatattgcaaaagcaattaaaaagggagcaaatgaaactcaccgtattgtattttgtagtaaaaatacatatacgacgatactgaacaatgtagggttggcctcagattcacgaacctataccattatattaatattaacacatatataatcgtaatcgaacgatTTATATATTTGGCTTAAATTATATACCTTATGTatctaatttgtatatatatatttttaaaataattaatatttatacagttttatatatttatatatatgtatatatatgattaatattatagtaaaaatcaatattttgttatgtataaatatttatataaatatatataatcatatgtaatATCATAGTAGTTGTAAATGTActcttatataaaaatatttatctgttataataatattgttaataataataataataataataataataataataataataataataataataataataataataataataataataatagtattaataacgataataataataatgatacttataataataatattaataataataataataatgataataatgagagtaataataataactacctcactagagaaagctccaaaaagaaaaactgtccatgcccgggctcgaacccgcgacctctcgttaaaaACTCAAACCCTTAACCACGGTTCCACTTACAAATTTTCTGTTACTAGTATTGAATTAAAACCTTATAACTCATGATTACTCCAGCCCAACAGGCTCATCAATTAATTCGGCCCAATAGGGCAGCCTTCATAAAATTCCAGCCCAAGCTTCCCTTGTAAATAAAAAGGAAAAATGTTTTGCTGTGGCCTAGTTTCGAACTTAAGACCTCTCGTATACCCGCTCACTCCCTTAACCATCTCTTCTATTTTGTTTTTCTGATATTagctatatagatataaatataaaccgAGTTCCCTTGTTCTACTTCTTCCTTTGAACTTAGTCGACCAGAGGACTAATGATTTGTAACAAAATTGTAGTTTGTTTGATCTAAAATAATTACAACCGAAAGATAATCGATCcatattatttgtttaaataaatttgaaatgaaaaaaaaaaaaatgaaagaacAGACTTGCTGTTTACAGTTCGCGAGTAATAAACTCAACCCAAAAACTGATTTCGATTTCATGGCTGTTTCACATTATAGTTACAAcataaaaagtgttgtaaatcaTGATTAAAAACTTCTTAAATCGTTAATTTTAACAGACTTAACTTTCAGAACTTCAATTTTGATCTTAAAGTGTTCGGTTGACTTTTTAtacaaaactttgacttcaaaatttataATCAATAACAAGAATTGAAACTTGTAAATTTGCAGGTAGTTTGAGTAATGGATTTAGTACATATCtgcatttttatatttttgaaaacggTTCAAAATCGAATTATTGCATAAAAGTTTAATAACAGGGTCGTTTGTGGTTTTCTTCAAAATTTCTGATTTTATTTTTCGAGTTATAGAATGTGCAATGACAGAACTCGTTCTGTTGAAGATTAATAAGGAGGATATGATCGATTAGCTGTAAAGTAAAGTGATTGAGACTGGTAACAATAGTCTGACATGTGATACGTAAATAACAATCCAAAAacaatgaaaaaaaatatattttgacaatGACTTGAAACAGCATTCGAATTTTATGTGATTTGGATTCGTCTGTTTAATCAATAGGTAAGCAGATTAAACAGGAGGATAACGATTTGTTATAGATTGTATAGGTAAACAATGTATCTgtattgatatttttatatataatactgtATCCATATAATCTTATATCTATATACTTGTATTTACTTATACGTACAGAGTATATCTGTATTTTCCTATATACACTGAGtatatctttatttatatatacatgttatATGACTGCATTTATATACATCCGTGATggtttatatattttatgtatacttgTTATATATTtacatgtgtgtgtatatatatatatatatatatatatatatatatatatatatatatatatatatatatatatatatatatatatatatcttatcaaATTTTGTATGATTACCAAATAATATGAATCTATTTAATAAATCTGAaatgttattaattttaataagaatactactaatattaataataataatattaataatattaatatcatattaacactaatgaaaataaaaattttaaataacattataattgttagtaattaaattaataataacacttttaataatcctaatgataatcaagattaaaattttattaatacaatgatactaataattgtaacgataatgttaatattaacatttatctttaatcagaatgaaaataataacaataacgttaataactatatttatcttgaaattacttttacaatttattaattgtatcatatttacttATTACATATTGTATTgattctttaatatttattaattactttataTATGTTATGATATTTAtagtattacttatgtatagaattcatacctatatatacttgtttatttacaacatttgttcgtgaatcgtcgggaatagtcaaagatcaaatgaacatatgaaacaattcaaaattcttttgagactcaaccttatagactttgcttattgtgtcaaaaatattaaatcgtatcgagaatttggttttaaaattagtcgaaattttccgggtcgtgacacactCTCTGGAGCTGCAGCTCTAGGGACGTGTAAGGGTGATTTATGCCTCAAATCATCCCTTACCAACCACTGTTTCTCTGTTTAATCGATTGTAATCGTTCGACAATGTTTAGTTATTAATAAATCGTTCGGTTAACATTGATTTGGTGTTTAATTGCTTCCGTCTTGTTATTAATCGATCTAGGTCGTATATATTGTTGTTAAAGATCCACGCATAAGGTCTAtcaaattggtatcagagtggGTACAACCGAGCTAATCGATTTGATAGTTTAAAATTGAAGACGTTAAAGAATTGTTAAAAATTCGGAGGTTCCGGAGCTGCCGTGGAAGAAAACTCGTAACATGTTCGTTTGGATCTCCTTGATTTTTGAACTGTAAATGCTATACGTATAGATACATCGATACTCTAAATTTCATAGCGATCAGACCGTACAATCTAGAGATATAAGTTTTCGAAGTTGTGCGCCGTCTTGAAGGGCATGATTTTGCTACAAAAATAGAAAATTCACCACGACTTCTTCTACCGTTGGATCGACTTGAAATTTTGGATGAAGGTAACAGACATACAAATATTGATGTGGTGAAAATTTGGTGATGATCGGATCGTTGAATTTTCAGCTATGTAATTTCGAATTTTCTGCAGATTCTAGAAGTTTATTCGAGTTAACTAAGGTATTTGTTCTTCATATTTTAAGTATCTCCAAGCTTAAATGTTGAAAACTTGTGGACAACCTCCTTAGTTCATAAATTTATTTAAGAGAGTGAATATGAAGAGCATGAGGGTTTTGAGAAGTATTGTGGGGTAGTCGGGAGCATACGACTATTTATGGGCCAACCAAGTTAAACTTTTATCTTCCGCATATTGTTGATTCCACTTTGTGGATGGAATCTATTGATGGATTTGGATACGCAATCACAGGATACTAAAACGTTAATCTTGTTGAATCTAAATGTGTGATGATTTGTTTGGATGTGTTGGTTGTGGATTGGACTCCTCTACATCTTTTGCCTATACATGTCACGAGGATAAGAAGATTTGGGTTATTAACGTATATTAGGATATAACTAACAGTGTGGGAGAAGATTTATGGTTGATGATTCTGAATGAGTCATCGGGTATGAAGATTTCATCAAGATTACAATCATGTTCAGTCACAGGGCGAATCTCGAAGCTAGGGTGATATGGGTAAAAAAAATTCAAGTAGATCTGAAGGTTCTTCAAGAATATCAAACGGCAATCCGCCAAATCGGATTCAATGACTAAAAAATCATTGAAGTGCGAAGTTCCTGCATAACGTTTATTCGAGAATAACTTTAATGAAGCTTGAGAATAAGAAGATATAGCATCACTGCAAAGATTGACTGTAGATTGCAAGTGGTGTTTATAGCAATTCGCAAGCAACGTCCAAGGGAGaatttgttgatgcattttctggaTGTCCATCGCTTGACGAATAGTTTAGAATATCGTCATATTTATGTTATACACCTAGGTTGATGTATATGCATGAAACTGGTCAGTTGTAGGAGCATATGTGACTGAAGGCCCGTTCGTACGAATGAAGCCCATTCGTGGCCTATATATACCAGTTTATGTATATTTTAGGGTTAAACATTTTGTGAAACCCTCTCTCTGGAGTTGCGGCTCTAGGGACGTGTAAGGGATGATTTATGCCTCAAATCATCTCTTGTCAACCATTGTTTCTCTGTTTAATCAATTGTAATCGTTCGACAATGTTTAGTTATCAATAAATCGTTCGGTTAACATTGATTTGGTGTTTAATTGCTTCCGTCTTGTTATTAATCGATCTAGCTCGTATATATTTTTGTTAAATATCCACGCATAAGGTCTATCTATCATAATGTAATACTCcgtattataatttataaaatatgatataaaaatatgcaGTAATTTATAACATCTTAGTTATGAACTCGTTCGTGCAGTTTTTCTTATATGTAtcttaattaataatgttatttttttCGAACGGTCACAATATATTAAAAAAACTAGCGAGAAGCTAGAAGAAAAACAAAGCAAAAAACCAAAGAAATAAAAAACGAAAAAATTACATAGAATTTAAAGGATCTTTCAACCAATCCGTCCAATTTATCTTGGGTTTGTGAAGTCTCGAAAACAACCAAGAGAAACCAGAAGAAACAATGTTGTCAAACACATGAGATTTCCATTGCTTATGATCTTTGAAAATAATGCCATTGCGAAGCGACCAAATGTTCCAAAAAGTCGAGAAAACATTAATCATAATTATGAGTTTCTTCTTTCGATGACTAGAAAAAGAATCTATCCAACTCCACACTTCGTCAACTGAATCCCATATCGGAATAGAAATACCAAGCCAACGTCCTACCTTACACCAAATCTGGTAGGATGTATCACATCTAACAAACAGATGACTATGAGATTCTTCCGAAACGTCGCATAAACCACAACACGAATTATCAAAGGTTAAACCTTTAGCTTCCAAGTTCCGAAGAGTAGCAAGTCTGTGAAGTTTTAGCCGCCAAATAAAGATATTAACTTTGATCGGAACATAATTACACCAAACAGTTTTAAACGAAAATGAGGCATGATAAGAAGAATCAATAATTTTTCTAGCAGAGTGCGTATAAAAAACACCATCATTAGATTTATCCCACCACCAATGATCCGGCTCACCTGAAAACGAAACAGAATCGAGAAGAAAAAGAAGCTGAGCATGCTGCAATTGCTCGGCCCCACTTCTGTGCTCACGACGCCATAACCAAGACCATCCAGAATCAGAAAAATGCGAAGCAACAGAACCAAATTTGACAGTATCCAAAGCGAAAGATCGAGGAAAGCGGATAGCTAAAGAGTCATGACCAATCCAAGGGTCATGCCAAAAATCCGTATGTAACCCATTTCCTACCTTGATGCGCAAACTTTCCTGCAGAAGAACATTATCATGGTGTAATTTTGAAACAACAGAATGAATAGCAGACCATGAGCCGGAAGCATTAGGCATACATGGCATTGAATTACCTTTGTGTAACCCATGAATGGCAGAGATAACCTTTACCCAAAGCGCATCCTTATTAGAAAAGAATCTCCACCTCCATTTGTAAAGAAGAGCAAGATTTAAAGACTTTAAACAATTGACCGAAAGACCTCCTTTAATAATGTTATGTCTTTCATTAATTATCCATATATACTCTTTATTAGTGAAAGAGtttattttaaaatatttaaatttcaaatttcaaatattattactatattatctaatagacaaaaatggtTAATAGTAATTAGGGGCATTTTCGTCCTTTCACCTTCTTTTTTTTAActctaattaaatttcactacatcaacaaagacccccacacttttttcaaatattcaaatcgacccttcaaacagggggtaaagtgtcatataaccattaccatattaactattagacaaaaatgatgaatagtgtCAGGGGTATTTTCGCCATTTCGCCTTTTTTTTTACAATCTTCCACTTTGCCAAAAAAAAACCCCTCACACTTTGCCCAAACATTAAAATTGgctcccaaacagggggtaaagtgtcaaatcaacattttcataaaaaattttaaataaatttcacccaaatattcaacaggtcatatctccTCGCTCGCAACGAATTAAATTTTTCCGgcatcatcgttaaactcgaaataattttacgaacacaacgtcactaactatacgcaaaacggattcttttttaaaaaaacgctaaatatttggggaacttttcatacacgttgattttgcgttaaatttttaaaagtcgacaattccatagcgaaacgcggagatgcacatatattgttaatttaaaataacattcaaatctttcacgggttataccttttagttcgagtcgagttgcgcttcaacgacatcatcgttagccacgaaataattttacaaactaaacgcaataaaatacattgaaaatcgaaccccggcgcgaagcgagggttcgaaaactagttgatTCCATTAATTGAATTAGGATGCTATTAGAATCTTTTTTATCGACGTGATTGTAATTAGTCAAAAACCAAATATTTGATTTTAATTAGTCATTATTTCTAATtctattattaatcttattttattaatattaatataatatttgaaGCGTTATGGAGTTGACATGTGGCCGTTGATGTTTCTGTTTCATATATATGTACagtatatgtaataataataatgatgattaaatATAGTATAACTCCATTTGAGATTATCAGCTCAAAACATGAACTAACGTATATGAATAGGGGGCATACATTATTTTTATTCTGTAGTATACTAatcactaatattaacaataaagcCATAACATAATCTGTCGCTATAATGGGATCTGCATTTGAGTGTTTCCTGACAATATTTCTTTTCACTCTTCTTGCTGTCAAAGGTTAATCATCCATCTCCAAATCTTTATAATCttgtattctatatgcatttgatTATTAATTGCTACTGATAAGTTTTGTTGATGAATTGAAGGTGATGCACAAGCATGTGATTTTAAAGATATGAGCATTGAGACACAGAAAACTAATAGACAAGTAAAAGGCAAACCAGAATGGGATGTTAAAGTTCAAAACAATTGTGCACTAAATTGTCCACAATATAATGTTGTAGTCTCTTGCAACAATTTTCAATCAGTGGAGAAGATTGACCCAGATTTGTTTAGATTCGCAGGGGATAACATCTACCTTGTTGCAGCTGGCGGCTATTTCGGACCTCATGCGCAGATTGTGTTTTCCTATGCTTGGGATTTTGCTT of the Rutidosis leptorrhynchoides isolate AG116_Rl617_1_P2 chromosome 5, CSIRO_AGI_Rlap_v1, whole genome shotgun sequence genome contains:
- the LOC139848819 gene encoding uncharacterized protein, which codes for MPCMPNASGSWSAIHSVVSKLHHDNVLLQESLRIKVGNGLHTDFWHDPWIGHDSLAIRFPRSFALDTVKFGSVASHFSDSGWSWLWRREHRSGAEQLQHAQLLFLLDSVSFSGEPDHWWWDKSNDGVFYTHSARKIIDSSYHASFSFKTVWCNYVPIKVNIFIWRLKLHRLATLRNLEAKGLTFDNSCCGLCDVSEESHSHLFVRCDTSYQIWCKVGRWLGISIPIWDSVDEVWSWIDSFSSHRKKKLIIMINVFSTFWNIWSLRNGIIFKDHKQWKSHVFDNIVSSGFSWLFSRLHKPKINWTDWLKDPLNSM
- the LOC139848820 gene encoding TPD1 protein homolog 1B-like — protein: MGSAFECFLTIFLFTLLAVKGDAQACDFKDMSIETQKTNRQVKGKPEWDVKVQNNCALNCPQYNVVVSCNNFQSVEKIDPDLFRFAGDNIYLVAAGGYFGPHAQIVFSYAWDFAFDIKPYSSKIRCPGFMGSDD